In Lachnospiraceae bacterium, one DNA window encodes the following:
- a CDS encoding spore coat associated protein CotJA: MEPYTDMKYSDCGCSGRCRKVSGNQNQSVRSCLDPAMQAGNVIRYPQMGNPMNDGMMPENRMTGQTPRMMPENGMAGQMPHIMPANNGTGRLPANDATMQVPQNGNNWENNRDFGWNYMPGLEGNAFCPGSMPGVLEKDYPLAMAYVPWQQWKNPYGPERGLAQGTIFSELDLAFDKGRCS, from the coding sequence ATGGAGCCATATACAGATATGAAATATAGTGACTGCGGCTGCAGCGGCCGGTGCCGTAAGGTATCCGGAAACCAGAACCAGTCTGTGAGAAGCTGCCTGGATCCGGCAATGCAGGCGGGAAACGTAATCCGGTATCCTCAGATGGGAAACCCGATGAATGATGGGATGATGCCGGAAAATAGGATGACAGGACAGACGCCCCGGATGATGCCGGAAAATGGGATGGCAGGGCAGATGCCTCATATAATGCCAGCAAATAATGGAACCGGACGGTTGCCGGCAAATGACGCAACCATGCAGGTGCCGCAAAATGGAAATAATTGGGAAAATAACAGAGATTTCGGATGGAACTACATGCCGGGACTGGAGGGCAATGCTTTCTGTCCGGGAAGTATGCCGGGAGTTTTAGAAAAAGATTATCCGCTGGCAATGGCCTATGTGCCATGGCAGCAGTGGAAGAACCCTTATGGTCCGGAGCGGGGATTAGCCCAGGGAACCATCTTTTCAGAACTGGACCTGGCTTTTGATAAAGGGAGGTGCAGTTAG
- a CDS encoding spore coat protein CotJB: MNNTSRDALLMAVNQAGFAVTEANLYLDTHPCDSQAIAYLKQMSQAYADARNAYEAQYGPLRAENAKDTVYWSWTDDPWPWEGGGY; this comes from the coding sequence ATGAACAACACTTCAAGGGATGCCCTGCTTATGGCAGTAAATCAGGCTGGTTTTGCAGTAACAGAGGCAAATCTCTATCTGGATACACATCCCTGTGACTCTCAGGCCATTGCCTATTTAAAGCAGATGTCACAGGCATATGCAGATGCCAGAAATGCCTACGAAGCCCAGTATGGGCCGTTACGTGCTGAAAATGCAAAAGATACAGTCTACTGGTCCTGGACAGATGACCCGTGGCCATGGGAAGGAGGCGGTTATTAA
- a CDS encoding recombinase family protein, with the protein MMNTKSKVAIYCRLSEEDRNKQHETDDSNSIQNQKSMLIQYVLEQGWEVYNIYSDDDYTGSDRRRPEFNKLLNDAEHRKFDIILCKTQSRFTRELELVEKYIHGLFPIWGIRFISIVDNADTANKGNKKSRQINGLVNEWYLEDMSENIRSVLTDRRKNGFHIGAFALYGYKKDPEQKGHLIIDEEAAAVVREVFTLFSQGYGKTAIARMLNDRGIPNPTEYKRLHGLRYKQPTRKNSTLWKYFAISDMLTNEIYIGNMVQGKYGSVSYKTKQNKPRPKEEWYRVEGTHEPIIDRELWDRVQSMVAEKAKPFTVGTIGLFARKARCMNCGYTMRSNKQTDGRHYLQCSNRHVAKDACIGSFISVKKLEQAVISELNKLSQEYLDKDELEQNVEFHSNVKEKKTALETQLATYQKKIEEDAKVIRELYLDKVKGILSENDFLNLSKDFTNDRERLEKLVIETQKQLDVIERKIQTGDNRRQLIEQYTNLEHLDRETVETLIDYILVGKRIPGTRNVPIEIHWNF; encoded by the coding sequence ATGATGAACACAAAGTCAAAAGTTGCTATTTATTGCCGCTTATCAGAAGAAGATAGAAACAAACAACATGAAACTGATGATAGTAACAGTATTCAAAATCAAAAATCCATGCTGATTCAATATGTATTGGAACAAGGTTGGGAAGTCTACAATATATACAGTGATGACGATTATACTGGTTCAGATAGACGAAGACCAGAATTTAACAAACTGTTAAATGACGCTGAACACCGAAAATTTGATATTATCCTCTGTAAAACACAATCCAGATTTACCAGAGAGTTAGAGTTGGTGGAAAAATACATACATGGATTGTTTCCTATTTGGGGGATTCGTTTTATCAGTATTGTAGATAATGCAGATACCGCTAATAAAGGAAACAAAAAATCAAGACAAATCAATGGTCTGGTTAATGAGTGGTATTTAGAGGATATGTCAGAAAACATCCGCAGCGTATTGACTGACCGCCGGAAGAATGGATTTCATATTGGTGCATTTGCTCTTTATGGTTATAAAAAAGACCCCGAACAAAAGGGACACCTGATTATTGACGAAGAAGCTGCTGCTGTTGTCAGAGAAGTTTTTACTTTATTTTCACAGGGATATGGCAAAACAGCGATTGCCCGTATGCTGAATGACCGTGGGATTCCAAACCCTACGGAATATAAACGGCTTCATGGTTTACGCTATAAGCAGCCTACCAGAAAAAATAGTACCTTATGGAAATATTTTGCTATTTCCGATATGCTGACAAATGAAATTTATATCGGAAATATGGTTCAAGGAAAATACGGCAGTGTTTCGTATAAGACAAAACAAAATAAGCCCAGACCTAAAGAGGAATGGTACAGAGTAGAGGGAACACACGAACCGATTATTGACCGTGAACTTTGGGATAGAGTACAATCTATGGTAGCTGAAAAAGCAAAACCATTTACAGTAGGAACCATAGGGCTGTTTGCCAGAAAAGCTCGCTGCATGAACTGTGGCTATACCATGCGTTCTAATAAGCAGACAGATGGAAGACATTATTTACAATGTTCAAATCGCCATGTTGCAAAGGACGCTTGCATAGGCTCATTTATTTCTGTGAAGAAGTTGGAGCAGGCAGTTATTTCTGAACTGAACAAGTTATCACAAGAATATCTTGATAAAGATGAATTGGAACAGAACGTGGAATTTCACTCCAACGTAAAGGAGAAAAAAACTGCTTTAGAAACACAACTTGCTACTTATCAAAAAAAGATTGAAGAAGACGCAAAGGTAATCAGAGAACTTTATCTTGATAAAGTAAAAGGGATTCTTTCCGAAAATGATTTCCTGAATTTGTCAAAAGACTTCACAAATGACAGAGAACGGCTTGAAAAGCTGGTGATTGAAACGCAAAAACAGCTTGATGTAATTGAGAGAAAAATCCAGACAGGCGATAATCGCCGCCAGCTTATTGAGCAATACACAAATCTTGAACATTTAGACAGAGAAACCGTTGAAACTCTAATTGATTATATATTAGTAGGAAAACGGATTCCAGGGACAAGAAATGTCCCGATTGAAATACATTGGAATTTCTAA
- a CDS encoding helix-turn-helix domain-containing protein, translating into MTAKHPMIPFPVIVRAADGDIEAVNQIVRHYSGFIASRSMRPMKDEYGNTHMVVDETLRRRMETRLIAKILSFEIREPK; encoded by the coding sequence ATGACAGCAAAGCACCCTATGATTCCGTTTCCTGTGATTGTCAGGGCTGCGGACGGCGATATTGAAGCAGTCAACCAGATTGTACGCCATTACAGCGGTTTTATTGCCAGCCGTTCCATGCGTCCCATGAAAGACGAATATGGCAATACCCACATGGTTGTAGATGAAACCCTACGCCGCCGGATGGAAACACGTCTGATTGCAAAGATTTTATCTTTTGAAATCAGGGAACCAAAGTAA
- a CDS encoding sigma-70 family RNA polymerase sigma factor, whose amino-acid sequence MKPSEFQTTIENQFDYICKVAMEDERKDYLKALSRQCKRETLFCDMDDYTVNLFSSEDTYPSHFHTFEMDGFTVRIENSLLAEALENLDGKKRDVILRYYFLGFDDTEISKILEVNRSTIQRRRHAGLEFIKKFMEEEA is encoded by the coding sequence ATGAAGCCATCTGAATTTCAGACAACCATAGAGAACCAGTTTGATTATATCTGTAAAGTCGCTATGGAGGATGAACGCAAAGACTATCTCAAAGCGTTGTCCAGACAGTGTAAACGGGAAACCCTGTTCTGTGATATGGACGATTACACCGTCAATCTGTTTTCTTCCGAAGACACCTATCCCTCCCATTTCCATACTTTTGAAATGGATGGATTTACTGTCCGCATTGAAAACAGCCTATTAGCAGAAGCATTAGAAAATCTGGATGGAAAGAAACGTGACGTTATCCTGAGATATTATTTCCTCGGATTTGACGATACGGAAATTTCAAAAATTCTGGAAGTCAACCGTTCTACCATCCAGAGAAGAAGACACGCCGGACTGGAATTTATCAAAAAATTTATGGAGGAAGAAGCATGA
- a CDS encoding helix-turn-helix domain-containing protein: protein MRKKEDKYDFRAFGLAIKEARKKQGLTREQVGAMIEIDPRYLTNIENKGQHPSLQVLYDLVSLLNVSVDEFFLSSDSLAKSSRRRQLESKIDNFTDADLVIMESVADGIVKYKEMEDK, encoded by the coding sequence ATGCGTAAAAAAGAAGATAAATATGATTTCAGGGCGTTTGGGCTTGCCATAAAAGAAGCCCGCAAAAAACAGGGTTTGACCCGTGAACAGGTGGGAGCAATGATTGAAATTGACCCACGCTATTTAACCAATATTGAGAATAAAGGGCAGCACCCAAGTTTACAGGTGCTGTACGACCTTGTATCTCTGCTGAATGTATCAGTGGATGAGTTCTTTTTATCCTCTGATAGTCTGGCAAAAAGCAGCAGACGAAGACAGCTTGAAAGCAAAATTGACAATTTTACAGACGCAGACCTTGTTATCATGGAAAGCGTTGCAGATGGTATTGTCAAATACAAGGAAATGGAAGATAAATAA
- a CDS encoding cysteine-rich KTR domain-containing protein, with protein sequence MNMMKWVICPICNNKTRIKIRKDTQLKNFPLYCPKCKKESLICVNNFKIEIIKEPDA encoded by the coding sequence ATGAATATGATGAAGTGGGTTATTTGTCCTATATGCAACAATAAAACAAGGATTAAAATACGAAAAGATACACAGCTAAAAAACTTTCCGTTGTATTGTCCAAAATGTAAAAAAGAAAGTTTGATATGCGTAAATAACTTCAAAATAGAAATTATCAAAGAGCCAGACGCCTAG